In Nisaea acidiphila, the DNA window GAGAAAAAGGACAAGCCGGATCCACTGAAGGACGTGCTCGCGAAGCTGAATGCGCCGGCGCGGAGCCGCTCCGACAAGGCTTTCGACCCGGAGAGCCAGGTTTCGATCAGCGAGATCGACGCTGTGCGCCGTCAGATCGCTCAGTGCTGGAACGTACCGGCTGGCGCGAAGGATGCTGAGGACCTCTATATCGAGATCGCGCTGCAGATGCGTGCCGACGGCACCGTGCGCGATGCCCGCATCGTCGATCAGGGACGGCTGTCGCGCGACACCTTCTTCCGCACCGCCGCCGAGAGTGCGCGGCGCGCCGTTCTGAGCTGCGGCAAGCTTCCGCTGCCGCCGGAGAAATACGAGTCATGGAAGAACATCACCATGACCTTCAACCCGAGGGATCTGCTGTGAAGATCCGCGATCACGACCGACTTGAGAGGCCGATCATGAGGTTCGCTGGACCGTCCCGCGTCATCGAGTTCACCCGTACTGCCCTGTTCTGGCATCTGTTGCTCCCCGCTCTGTTGGCCGCGCTCTTCTTCGCCGGCACGGCGCGCGCGGAGCTCAGGATCGACATCACGCAGGGTAAGGTGGATCCGCTGCCCGTCGCGATCGCCGATTTCGGCGGCAATAACGGAGAGAGCGCGCAGATCGGCCGTGATATCGCCGCAGTGATCGCCGCCAATCTCGAACGCTCCGGGCTGTTTGCGCCGATCAGCAAATCCGCCTTCATCCAGCAGAACGTCTCGCTGAGCGCCCTGCCGCGCTTCGGCGACTGGCGGATCATCAACGCGCAGGCGCTGGTGCATGGCGCGGTCAGTTTCGAGTCCAGCGGGGCGATCAAGGTTGAATTCCGCCTCTGGGACGTCTTCGCAGAGCAGCAGATGGTCGCAAACGCCTATACGACGGTGCCCGCGAACTGGCGCCGCGTCGCCCATATCATTTCCGACGCGATCTATCAGCGGATGACCGGGGAGAGCGGATATTTCGACACCCGCATCGTCTATATCGCGGAAAGCGGCCCGCCGGACCGGCGAAACAAGCGGCTGGCAATCATGGATCAGGACGGCGCCAACCACCGGTTCCTGACCGACGGCAGCGATTTGGTGCTGACCCCGCGCTTCTCGCCGACCCTGCAGGAGATCACTTATCTCGCCTATTACAACGATCAGCCGCGGGTCTATATCTTCAATATCGAGACCGGCCAGCAGGAAGTGCTGGGCGATTTCCCGGGCATGACCTTCGCGCCGCGTTTCTCGCCGGACGGGAATCGGGTGATTATGAGCCTTGCCCGTGACGGCATCACCGATATCTACACGATGGATCTCGCGACCCGGCGGGTCCGGCGGCTGACCAACAGCCCGTCGATCGATACCTCGCCGACCTACTCTCCCGACGGCGCGCAGATCACCTTCAACTCGGACCGGGGCGGCAGCCAGCAGATCTATGTCATGGATGCGAACGGCGAGAACGTCCGGCGGATCAGCTTCGGCAAGGGGCGCTACGCGACGCCGGTCTGGTCTCCCCGCGGAGATTTGATCGCCTTCACGAAGATCACTGGCGGACAATTTTATATCGGGGTCATGCGGCCAGACGGAACCGGCGAGCGTCTGCTCTCCCAAGGCTATCTTGTGGAGGCGCCAACCTGGGCTCCAAACGGCCGAGTATTGATATATTTCAAGCAGTTCCCGTCCGATTCATCCGGGAGAGGTGGCAAGACCAAGCTCTATTCCATTGACCTTACTGGGTATAACGAGCGTGAAATCGTCACACCCGTGGATGCCTCCGATCCGGCGTGGTCTCCCTTGATTCCCTAATCGCGTGCAAATATATTTCGCGCGATCGAGCAAATCCGGAAACGAGCGGGTATCCCAATCCACTGAAATCTGTTAGAGAACACAAAGGATTGGCGCGTCCGGCTATCGAGTCTAAGGGGCACGACCGTTAACTTGGATTGAAGGCTCACTTCCGTGGGGGTGTATCAGAATGGCTAAGAAGTTTCTTTCAATCGTAGCTGCGGCTCTGCTCGTTGCTGCGTGTTCGACCGACCAGGAGACTGCTTCCCAGTCGGGCGGCGCAGGATCGACAGTTCCGGCTGCGAACCAGCCCACCTCTTCGGCGTCCGGCGGCGCGGTTACGGCCGCTCCGGGTTCGCGTGAAGAGTTCGTCGCGGAAGTTGGCGACCGGGTCTTCTTCGGTTTCGACAAGTACGACCTCACCGCTGAGGCGCGTACAACGCTTGAGCGTCAGGCTTTCTGGCTGCGCAAGTATCCGAGCACGACGGTCACCGTCGAGGGTCACTGCGACGAGCGCGGAACCCGTGAATACAACCTCGCCCTTGGCGAGCGGCGCGCGTCAGCCGTGAAGGATTATCTGGTGGCGCTCGGCATCGACGCTGGCCGGATCGCGACCATCAGCTACGGCAAGGAGCGCCCGGTCGCGTTCGGCAGCAACGAGGAGGCTTGGGCCCAGAACCGCCGTGGTGTGAGCACCATCAACTAAGGTTCTGACCAGAATCTAATAAGACCGCGCCGGTCTGGGCATCCAGGCCGGCGCGTTGTCGTTGTGGAGTCGGGTTTCTCGGGATGAGGAATTTCTGTGGGTATTGCCGGGGCGGTGCCATATTCCTGCTCGAATGGTCGGTGACGATAGGCTTTCGCGGTGAAGAAAGGCCGGGAGTTCGGAAGATGATCAGGCGTTTTGGAATGCGCGGCGTGTGCCTGGCCGGAGCGGTTTTCGTGCTGGCCGCATCCGTGGCAGCGCCCGTGGCGGCGCAGGACGTACAGAACCTGCTGAACCGCCTCGACCGGATGGAGCGCGACATGCAGGACCTGCAGCGCCAGCTCTATCGCGGCGGCGGGAGCGGTATCACAGCGACGCCGGTTACTCCTGCGCCGATCACCGGCGGCAATTCCGGTTCGTCCGTCTCCGCCGGCCTGCAGCAGGGCGGTACCCTGGACTCCAGCTATGCGGCCAGAGTTGAGGTCCGCCTTCAGCAGCTTGAGACCCTTATCCGGACCCTTACCGGCAAGATCGAGGAGGTCGAGTTCCAGGTCGAGCAGAACTCCGGTCGTCTGGATCGTCTGGTGCGCGACATCGATTTCCGGCTGCAGACCTTGGAACAGGGCGGCTTGCCCGCCGGTGCCGAGGCAGCAGGAGGCACGGCGGCACAAGGCGCGCCGGCGCCAGCAGAAACCCCGGTTCCAGGTCAGGGACAGGGTGTTTTCGGCTATCTGAAGGAATCGGAAATCAAGTCTCTAGAGGATGAGCCGACTCCGGCGGCCGGCGTTGCACCGGAGCCCGCCGAGGCACCGGAGACGGTCGCAAGTGCGCCCGCGAACGGCGGAATTCTGCCGGATGGCACGCCCGAAGAGCAGTACAAGCATGCTTTCGCGTATTTGCAGAAACAGGATTTCAACGCTGCCGAACAGGCGCTCAGCCTGTTCCTGGAACGGCATCCGAAGAATCCGCTCGCCGGCAACGCAATCTACTGGCTGGGCGAGACATATTATGTCCGGAAAGATTTTGCGCGGGCGGCCAAGACCTTCGCGACCGGATATACCGAGTATCCGGGGAGTTCCAAGACCGCGGACAACCTTTTGAAACTGGGATTTTCGCTTGCCCGGATGGATCGCAAGGACGATGCCTGCGTGACTTTCGACAAGCTGCTGACCGACTTCCCAAATGCGTCGAGCAACATCAAGCGCCGGGTGGATGCGGAACGCCAGCGCATCGGCTGCTAATCCGGCCCCCGGGGAACGGGAGGCCGTACTGAGCGCATTCGGGCCGATCTCCGATACCGAATTCAGCGATCTCCTCGCTGAGGCCGACCCCGACCTCGCCGGTATGCCGCCGTCACTTTTCCTTGCCGGCGTCTCCGGCGGTGCGGACAGCACGGCGCTCAGTTTTCTGCTGTCCCGGTGGTGCCGGGCAAGAGGGCACGCGTTCCGCGCGATCATTGTCGATCATGGACTGAGGTCGGAGGCGGCCGAGGAGGCTGGACGCGTTGCGGCGCGTCTCGGTGTCGTCGGCATCTGTGCCGAAATTCTCCGCTGGACGGGGCCTAAACCGGGGAGCGGTATTCAGGCAGCGGCGAGAGCGGCGCGGTTCGGCCTCATGATCGAACGGGCGGTCGAACTCGGCGCGTCGGCCTTGTTCCTCGCCCATCACCTTCAGGATCAGGCAGAGACCATGGTCATGCGTCTCGGTCGGGAGAGCGGTGCCGATGGTCTCGCGGGAATCCGGCCGCGTCAAATGCGCGCGGGAGTTCGGGTCATGCGTCCGTTGCTGCCCGTGTCGCCGGAAAGGCTGCGGCTCACATGCCTCGCCGGCGGTTTGTCGTGGGTGGAGGATCCGAGCAACCGGGACCGGCGCTTCGAGCGGATCCGCATTCGCGAAGAGCAGGACGGATTGGAAGCGGTGGGCCTCGGCGCCGGGAGGCTTTCTCGCATGGCGCAAATCTTTTCCCGGCTTCGGGACTGGAGCGACGACAGGCTCGCCGGCTTCCTGACGGACCACGCGGTGCTGGATCGGCGCGGATTTGCAAGGCTCAATGCGGAGGCGGTCGCCGGATTGCCGCGTCCGCTTCGCCTGAAACTGGCGAGCGGCCTGCTGCAATCCATCGGCGGCGGCGCCTACCCGCCGCGCCGGGAGAGTCTGGAACGGCTCGATGTTTGGGTGACGGAGGGGCGCCGCCGCCGGGTGACGTTGGGCGGCTGTCTCATTTGGCGGTCCGGTGCCGGCGAGATCTGGATCGCGCGTGAGGTGCCGCGGAAGCCGCGTCCGGAAGTGCTGAGGGCGCGCGGCGGATTGCGCTGGGACGGCCGTTTCGACGTAACCTGGCAAGGCGATCGACCTGCCTGGGTACATATGCTGACCCGGGACGGGGAACGCCGTCTGCGCCGTTTGATCACTCCGGCTGGGCTGGAAATAGGGCTGCCGCAGAGCGTCCGCTGTTCCCTCCCGGTGGTGACCGACCTTGACGGACGCCTCTTTGCCCCCCACTTTTGCGAAACATGGACAGGGGCGCCGCGCTCGAACGACGGCAGCCTCCAAGTAGAATTTCGTCCCGCCGTGCCCTGGGTCGCTCAGGCGTACCGGTCCGGCAGGGATGACAGGGTCGGGGTGAGAGACTAAGAATGGGCCTCCGGCTAAATATGAACCCTACCGAGGCACGATCAGCGTGAACAATTTCGGCAAGAATCTCGCACTCTGGATGATCGTCGGCGTCCTGCTCGTGGCGCTGTTCAATCTGTTTAACAGCTCGAACAAGACCGGCAATTACCCGAACTTCGCGTTCTCCGATTTCCTCGGTGCCGTCGAACAGGGCCGCGTCACCGACGTGATGATCCAGGGCAATACGATCAAGGGCCACTTCAACGACGGCCGGAACTTTGCCACTTATGCGCCGAGCGATCCGGGCCTTGTGGACCGGCTGCGCGAAGGCGGTGTCCGGATTTCCGCCGCGCCGCCGGAAGAGGGTATGTCCGGCCTGCTCGGCATCCTCATCTCCTGGTTCCCGATGCTGCTTTTCATCGGCGTCTGGATCTTTTTCATGCGCCAGATGCAGGGCGGCGGCGGCAAGGCCATGGGCTTCGGCAAGAGCCGGGCCCGTCTGCTGACCGAGAAGGTCGGCCGCGTGACCTTCGACGATGTCGCCGGCATCGACGAGGCGAAGACCGAGCTCGAGGAGATCGTCGAGTTCCTGAAGGATCCGCAGCGCTTCCAGCGCCTCGGCGGCAAGATCCCGAAGGGCTGTCTTCTCGTCGGCCCTCCGGGCACCGGTAAGACGCTGCTCGCCCGCGCCATCGCCGGCGAGGCAAACGTGCCTTTCTTCACGATTTCCGGTTCCGACTTCGTCGAGATGTTCGTCGGCGTCGGCGCGAGCCGTGTGCGCGACATGTTCGAGCAGGGTAAGAAGAACGCGCCCTGCATCATCTTCATCGACGAAATCGACGCGGTCGGCCGTCATCGCGGTGCCGGTCTCGGCGGCGGTAACGACGAGCGCGAGCAGACCCTGAACCAGCTGCTGGTCGAAATGGACGGCTTCGAGGCGAACGAGGGCGTGATCCTGATCGCCGCGACCAACCGACCGGACGTGCTCGACCCGGCGCTGCTGCGTCCCGGCCGCTTCGACCGTCAGGTCGTGGTGCCGAACCCGGATATTCTCGGCCGTGAGCGCATCCTGAAGGTGCATATGCGGAAGGTTCCGCTGGGGCCGGACGTCGATGCCAAGGTCATCGCGCGCGGCACCCCGGGCTTCTCCGGTGCCGATCTCGCCAACCTCGTGAACGAGGCTGCCCTGCTCGCCGCCCGCAAAGGCAAGCGTGTGGTCGGCATGGCCGAGTTCGAGGAAGCCAAGGACAAGGTCATGATGGGCTCGGAGCGCCGCTCCATGGTCATGACCGACGAGGAAAAGGCGCTGACCGCCTATCACGAGGCCGGTCACGCCGTGGTCGCGCTGCACTGCCCGGACAGCGACCCGATCCACAAGGCCACCATTATCCCGCGCGGCCGTGCGCTTGGCATGGTCATGCGCCTGCCGGAAGGTGACCGGATCTCTCTCTCCCGCGCCAAGCTCTATGCCGACCTGCGCGTCGCCTGCGGCGGCCGTCTGGCGGAAGAGATTATTTTCGGCGAGGACCGGGTTACCACCGGTGCTTCTTCGGACATCCGCATGGTCTCCGACATGGCGCGACGCATGGTCACCGAATGGGGGCTCAGCGACAAACTCGGGTTCCTTGCCTATTCGCAGGATCAGCAGGAGGTCTTCCTGGGGCATTCCGTGACCCAGCAGAAGAATGTTTCCGACGCGACCGCCAAGGTGATCGACGAGGAAATCCGCCGGATCGTCGACGAGGCATATTCCGACGCGCGCCGGATCCTGACCGAGAACCACGACGAGCTGGAAACTCTCGCCAAGGGCTTGCTTGAGTACGAGACCCTTTCCGGCGACGAGATCCGTGCGCTTCTGGCGGGCGAGAGCCTGCACAAGGAGAACAAGGAAGACGGGCCGAAGCCTGGCGCCGGACGCCGCTCGTCCGTGCCGACCGGCGGCGCCGAGGGTACCGGCAAGACCGGTGGTGGCATGGAGCCCGATCCCCAGCCCGGCGAATAAGTCCATGGTCCAGATCATTCGAGAGGCCGCGCTTCGGCGCGGCCTTTTGCCGTCCGGCGCCCGCATTCGTCTTCGCCCTGAAGGGATCCTCTGGGGCGAGAGCGCGGCGCGCCTTATCGGGGCCGGAGCAGCACGACCACTGGCCGGGGGGCCCGGCGCATTCACATCGGTTGAACTGATTGCCCGTTCCGATGAGGCCATTCATCTGATAGGGCCTGTGCCTGTGGCGGATGCGGAAGACTGGGCAGAGGAAGAAGGTTTCGGGGACGTTGTTGTTCAGGAACTTGCGGCCCTGATCGCCTTTCGTCCGGCACTTTGCGGTCTGCCGCAGGACCGTCCGCTGGTCATGGGGATCGTGAACGTCACGCCGGACAGCTTTTCCGACGGCGGCGATTTCGCGGACCGGGACGTGGCCGTGGATCATGCCTTCGAGCTGCTGATGCAGGGGGCCGACATCCTGGATATCGGTGGAGAGTCCACCCGACCCGGCGCCGACCCGGTGCCGGTCGCCGAGGAGCTTCGCCGCGTCGTGCCGGTGATCGAGGGCATCCGCAGCCGGGCCGGGGCCAAGCGTCCGGTGATCAGCGTCGATACCCGCCGCCCGGCGGTCATGCGCGCCGCACTCGATGCCGGCGCGGATATCGTCAACGATGTCACCGGTCTGAAGGATCCCGAGAGCCGCCGCATCGTCGCCGAGGCCGGCGTGCCGGCGATGCTGATGCATATGCGCGGCGAACCGCAATCGATGCAGACCGAGGCGGTCTACGACTTCTCGCCGCTGGAGATGGTGGAAGAACTTGAGCGGCGGGTCCTCGATGCAGAGCGGGACGGCATCGCGCGGGGGCGGATCATCGCCGATCCGGGCGTCGGATTCGCCAAGAACGTGACCCACAATCTCGAGGTGCTGGCCCGGCTCGGCCTGCTGCATTCCCTCGGCTGTCCGATTCTGCTCGGGGTCTCTCGCAAGCGCTTCATCGGCGCGCTCAGCCGCGATGAGCCCGCGAAACAGCGGGTTCCGGGCTCTCTCGCCGCGGCGCTCGCCGGTGTCGAGAAGGGCGTCCAGATGGTTCGCGTGCATGACGTCGCCGAGACCGTGCAGGCACTAAAAATATGGGCGGGTATCGCCGGAGAGCGGTAGACTGCGCCCGGTTACGCAATCGTTACGTAAGTTCGGCATTTCATGACCAGAGACCTTTTCGGAACCGACGGCATCAGGGGCACGGCCAACAGCGAGCCGATGACCGCCGAGACAGCGCTCCGCGTCGCGATGGCCGCGGGCCGCCACTTCGTGCACAGCAACGGCGCGCCGAAGACCGGGCACCGGCCGCTGGCGGTGATCGGCAAGGACACGCGGCTCTCCGGCTACATGCTGGAGCCGGCGATGGTGGCCGGGTTCACCTCGATCGGGATGGATGTGGTGCTGCTCGGCCCGCTGCCGACCCCGGCGGTGGCGAGCCTGACCCGCTCGCTTCGCGCCGATCTCGGCGTCATGCTCTCGGCTTCGCACAATCCCTACCAGGATAACGGCATCAAGCTCTTCGGACCTGACGGCTTCAAGCTATCCGACGAGGTCGAGCAGGAGATCGAGGACCGGATCGACCGTCTCGATGCCGGCGACCGGGCGCCGGCCGACCGGCTGGGGCGCGCCCGCCGGCTGGACGACGCGCAGGGCCGCTATATCGAGATCGCCAAGAACACATTTCCAAAAGGATTGCGCCTCGACGGGTTGAAGCTCGTGGTCGACTGCGCCAACGGGGCGGCCTACCGGGTCGCGCCGCGGGTGCTTTTCGAGCTTGGGGCCGAGGTGGTCGAGATCGGCGTGCAGCCGAACGGGACCAACATCAATGCGGGCTGCGGTGCGACCGCTCCGCAGGCCATGTGCAATGCCGTGGTCGAAAGCGGCGCTCATCTCGGGATTGCGCTGGATGGCGACGCCGACCGGCTGATCATGGCGGACGAGCGCGGAAGGATCATCGACGGCGACCAGATCATGGGGCTGATCGCCACATCCTGGGCCGAGGCGGGCCTGCTGAAAGGCGGGGCGCTGGTCACCACGGTGATGAGCAATCTCGGTCTGGAAAAATATCTTGCCGGGATCGGGGTCGGGATGCACCGGACCAAGGTGGGCGACCGCTACGTGCTGGAGCAGATGCGCGCCGAGGGCTTCAATCTCGGCGGCGAGCAATCCGGCCACATGATCATGAGCGACCATGCGACGACCGGCGACGGGCTGATCGCGGCGCTGCAGGTGCTGGCGGTGCTGATCTCCTCCGGCAAGCCGATGAGCGAGGTCGCCTCGATCTTCACGCCTCTGCCGCAATTGCTGAAGAACGTGCGCTACAAGGGCGAACCGCCGCTCGGTGCGGAGGCCGTGAAAGCGGCGATCGCCGACGGCGAGGCGCGGCTTGCCGAGAGCGGACGGGTGCTGATCCGGAAGTCCGGCACCGAGCCGCTGATCAGGGTGATGGCCGAAGGCGAGGACAAGAAGCTCGTCGAGGCCGTGGTGAACGATATCGCACGGGAGATCGAACGTGCCGCAGGATGATGCGACGGCGACGGAGGGCCTGCACGGGATGCGCGGCCGGGTGCTGATCTGCGCCGGCTCGGATTCCGGCGGCGGCGCCGGCATTCAGGCGGACATCAAGGCGGTGACGTGCCTCGGCGGCTTCGCCATGACCGCGATCACCGCACTGACCGCGCAGAATACCGAGGGCGTGCACGACGTGCATGAGATCCACGAGGAGTTCATCGCCAAGCAGATGGAAGTCGTGCTGAAGGATCTCGGCGCGGACTGCATCAAGACTGGCATGCTGCACTCGATTCCGGTGATCGAGACCGTGCGCAAGGCGCTGGAGGATTTCGCTCCGCATGTGCCTCTGGTGGTCGACCCGGTCATGGTCGCCAAGGGCGGCCATCCGCTGCTCGAATCCCAGGCGCTGGAGGCGATGAAGCGCAAGATGGTGGCACGCGCGACCATCTTGACACCGAACATCCCGGAAGCCGCCCTCCTGACCGCGAGCGAAATCAAGTCCCGCGACGACATGCTGCGCGCCGGCGAGACCCTGCTGAGGCTCGGCCCGAAGCATGTGCTGATGAAGGGCGGGCACATGGAAGGCGACGAGCTGATCGATATCCTGATCTCGGCCGACAGCGAGCCGGTGGAGTTCCGCGGCGAACGGATCGACACCGCCCACACCCACGGCACCGGCTGTACCACGGCCTCCGCCGTCGCCGCCGGTCTGGCACAGGGACTCGGCGTCGAGGAGGCCGTCGCGCGGGCGCGCGACTATGTCCGCAAGGCGATTCTGACCGCGCCGGGCTTCGGCCACGGGCACGGCCCGCTCAATCATGCGCACACCCTGAAGGCGGACGTCTGACCGCTTGAGTTCCGACCGGGCCGCGCTTAGATTCACCGCACAGGCACGGCCCGCGCCTCCCCCCTCCGACGGGAAAGCATCCGACATGTTGGGCGCGTTCTTCATCGGACCCACTGTTCGGGCATGCGCATAAGGAGGGATTGCGATTTCGTCCGCATCAGGAGGTTCCGCAATGAAACTCTCAGCACCCTTGTTCCGTCTGAAACGTCAGGCTCGCCTGCTCTCCCGCGAAGAAGGCATCCCGCTCAACAAGGCGCTCGACCGCATTGCCGCTGGCGAAGGCTTCCGGAGCTGGAGCCAGCTCGCGGCCAAGGTCGCGCGCGACCATCGGCCGGGCGCCGGCCTGTTCGCGCAACTCGAGCCGGGGGATCTGGTCCTGCTCGGCGCGCGGCCGGGGCAGGGCAAGACCCTGCTCGGCCTCGAACTGCTGCTCGAAGCCGCCAAAGCCGGGAGGAAGGGCACGTTCTTCACCCTCGACTATCACGCGGAGGATGTGGCGCAGAGGCTCCGTTCCATGGGGGGCGAACCGGAGGCGGCAGGGCGGGATTTCGCGCTCGATACGTCTGACGGGATCTGCGCCGATCATATCGTCGGCCGGATGCGCGGCGCGCCGCGCGGGACGCTGTCCGTGATCGACTATCTGCAGCTTCTGGACCAACGCCGCGACAGGCCCGCGCTTGCGGAGCAGCTCCGCGCTCTGAAGGCCTTCACGGTCGCGTCGGGCCAGATCGCCGTGCTGATCTCGCAGATCGACCGGACGTTCGATGCGCGCGGCAGCGGTCTGCCCGGGCTTGCCGATGTCCGGCTGCCGAATCCGGTGGACCTCACGCTTTTCACCAAATGCTGCTTCCTGCATGAGGGCGAGATCAGCCTTGAGGAGGTTCGGGCCGCCTAGTCGAGCACGAAGTCCCGGTTCACGAGGCTGTAGCTGTGATGGCCGAGGATGCCTTCCTCGGTCATCCGCTCGATCTCGCTACGGAGAGTCTTGATTCGCTCCGGATATTTGTCCGCGCCGATCTCCAGGAGAGCGTTCAGCGGATCGTCCGCGCGGACCGCCGGCTGGATGACCGTGTTCTTGGCGCGGCCCTGATGACGGATATCGGCGATTACGATGCAGACACTGTCCTCCGCCCCGTCGAGATCGTACTCCCCGGCATAGCTGAAAAATTTCTGCCGCTGCTGCTCGACCGCGAAGGCGACCTGGTTCGCCCGGTTGTCCTCGCTGTTCTCCGCCCAGTGCACGAACTTCGCTGCGACCTTGGCCTCCTGCTCACCGACGGCGTCCGGGTCCGGATTGAGATAGTCCATAAGGCCCTGGCTGCTGTTTGAATCTTCCAGAATGGTGATACCGTCCGCCGTCTTCTGCGCAACGTGTCCACCAGACAGCGTCAGGTCCGGGAAATAGAACCGTGCTTCGGGCAGGAGCAGGAAACGACGTAGCTGGAGGATGAAGTTCTCGCCGGCCACATGTGCCGCCTCCTGGTAGAAGCCGAAGGTGAAGGCCGCGCGATCATAGGTGTTGAGGCAGTGGAAGCTGCCTTTGCTTTCGCACATCGCCGTCGGCGTTATCACGTCGGCCCAGAAGCCGAACTGCTCGTGATAGTTCTCCGGCGCATAGAGGTCCGTTCCCGGCGTGGTGTTCATCAGGCCGCGCCGTTGCCCATAGCTGACGTCGCTGCCGACATAGAACTCGGCTCCGTCGTTCAGCCGAGCGTAGTGGCGCTGCCCGTCGATGCGCAGCGCAACCTCGGCCGGAGCGTCAATCCGTTGCTGCTCGCCGGCGACGCGCGTGGTCTTCGAGACCCGTTCGGTCGGGCTGTTCGCGAAAGGCATGACCAGCAGGTCGCGGCCGGCATATTCGGCCTTTACCGGTACCTCGAGCAGCGGACCCTTTTCGATGGCCCGCATCACCCGGACGCCGTCGACCCGAACCTCCCAGTTGATTTTCGCGAGATCGGCCGGCGTGGGGTTCGGCTGGTTGAAGGCAGTGGCCTCGTAACGTGCAACAGAGCCGGTATCAGCGGTGGCGGGGCCGTCGACGGCTGTGACGAGCAGCATGGCGGTCTCCACTGGATGAATTTTCGGGGGAATAGATGGCTGTATAATGCTACTTTATGACGAAAAAATCCAGTCCCCGATTGTCCTGATTTGGTCGTCAAACCGATACTTGGTGTCGCACGCGGGCATGGAAAGATGACGCTTGGCACGTAAATGATGTGACGAGAACCGGATCTCGGGCGTTATTCGCAGGGAGGCGATATGGCCGAAGAAGACGATATCGTTCTGTCGGAACTGGACGATGAAGAGCTCGTGCAGCAGATGCATGACGATCTCTATGACGGCCTGAAGGATGAGGTCGAGGAGGGGGTCAACATCCTGCTCGAGCGCGGCTGGACGCCCTACAAGGTCCTGACCGAGGCGCTGGTCGAAGGTATGCGGATCGTGGGCATCGACTTCCGCGACGGTATTCTCTTCGTGCCCGAAGTTCTGATGGCCGCCAACTCGATGAAGGCCGGCATGACGATCCTCCGCCCGCTGCTTGCCGAGACCGGCGCGCCGCGCATGGGCAAGATGGTGATCGGCACGGTGAAGGGCGATATCCACGATATCGGCAAGAACCTCGTCTCCATGATGATGGAAGGCGCCGGCTTCGAGGTGATCGATATCGGGATCAACAACCCGGTGGAGAACTATCTGGCCGCGATCGAGGAGCACAAGCCGGACATCCTCGGCATGTCGGCGTTGCTCACCACCACGATGCCCTACATGAAGGTCGTGATCGACACCATGAAGGAAAAGGGTATTCGCGACGATTACATCGTGCTCGTCGGCGGAGCGCCGCTGAACGAGGCCTTCGCGGAGAGCGTTGGTGCCGATGCCTATTGCCGCGACGCTGCCGTCGCCGTGGAGACCGCGAAGAACCTGATCGCCGAGCGCGAGAGGTCCAACTCGGCCGCCATGGGCGTCAGCTGAGCGGGGCGGCGATGGCCGCCCCTGCATCGGAACGCACGCCGCGGGCCCTCGTCGTGGCCTGCGGTGCTCTCGGACGCGAGCTGGTCGCCCTGAAAGAATCGACCGGCTGGGACACGCTCGACATCACCTGCCTGCCCGCCATCTGGCACAATCACCCGGAAAAGATCGCGCCCGGCCTCCGGCGGAAACTGAGGGCGGCGTCCGGCTATGACCGGGTGTTCGTCGCCTATGGCGATTGCGGGACCGGCGGCGAGGTGGATGCGGTGATCGAGGAGTTCGGCGTCGAACGGATCGCCGGCCCGCACTGCTACCAGTTTTTCATGGGGACCGAGGCTTTCACAGAGATGACGGAT includes these proteins:
- a CDS encoding DNA helicase, which translates into the protein MKLSAPLFRLKRQARLLSREEGIPLNKALDRIAAGEGFRSWSQLAAKVARDHRPGAGLFAQLEPGDLVLLGARPGQGKTLLGLELLLEAAKAGRKGTFFTLDYHAEDVAQRLRSMGGEPEAAGRDFALDTSDGICADHIVGRMRGAPRGTLSVIDYLQLLDQRRDRPALAEQLRALKAFTVASGQIAVLISQIDRTFDARGSGLPGLADVRLPNPVDLTLFTKCCFLHEGEISLEEVRAA
- the ftsH gene encoding ATP-dependent zinc metalloprotease FtsH, producing the protein MNNFGKNLALWMIVGVLLVALFNLFNSSNKTGNYPNFAFSDFLGAVEQGRVTDVMIQGNTIKGHFNDGRNFATYAPSDPGLVDRLREGGVRISAAPPEEGMSGLLGILISWFPMLLFIGVWIFFMRQMQGGGGKAMGFGKSRARLLTEKVGRVTFDDVAGIDEAKTELEEIVEFLKDPQRFQRLGGKIPKGCLLVGPPGTGKTLLARAIAGEANVPFFTISGSDFVEMFVGVGASRVRDMFEQGKKNAPCIIFIDEIDAVGRHRGAGLGGGNDEREQTLNQLLVEMDGFEANEGVILIAATNRPDVLDPALLRPGRFDRQVVVPNPDILGRERILKVHMRKVPLGPDVDAKVIARGTPGFSGADLANLVNEAALLAARKGKRVVGMAEFEEAKDKVMMGSERRSMVMTDEEKALTAYHEAGHAVVALHCPDSDPIHKATIIPRGRALGMVMRLPEGDRISLSRAKLYADLRVACGGRLAEEIIFGEDRVTTGASSDIRMVSDMARRMVTEWGLSDKLGFLAYSQDQQEVFLGHSVTQQKNVSDATAKVIDEEIRRIVDEAYSDARRILTENHDELETLAKGLLEYETLSGDEIRALLAGESLHKENKEDGPKPGAGRRSSVPTGGAEGTGKTGGGMEPDPQPGE
- the folP gene encoding dihydropteroate synthase, which gives rise to MVQIIREAALRRGLLPSGARIRLRPEGILWGESAARLIGAGAARPLAGGPGAFTSVELIARSDEAIHLIGPVPVADAEDWAEEEGFGDVVVQELAALIAFRPALCGLPQDRPLVMGIVNVTPDSFSDGGDFADRDVAVDHAFELLMQGADILDIGGESTRPGADPVPVAEELRRVVPVIEGIRSRAGAKRPVISVDTRRPAVMRAALDAGADIVNDVTGLKDPESRRIVAEAGVPAMLMHMRGEPQSMQTEAVYDFSPLEMVEELERRVLDAERDGIARGRIIADPGVGFAKNVTHNLEVLARLGLLHSLGCPILLGVSRKRFIGALSRDEPAKQRVPGSLAAALAGVEKGVQMVRVHDVAETVQALKIWAGIAGER
- the glmM gene encoding phosphoglucosamine mutase: MTRDLFGTDGIRGTANSEPMTAETALRVAMAAGRHFVHSNGAPKTGHRPLAVIGKDTRLSGYMLEPAMVAGFTSIGMDVVLLGPLPTPAVASLTRSLRADLGVMLSASHNPYQDNGIKLFGPDGFKLSDEVEQEIEDRIDRLDAGDRAPADRLGRARRLDDAQGRYIEIAKNTFPKGLRLDGLKLVVDCANGAAYRVAPRVLFELGAEVVEIGVQPNGTNINAGCGATAPQAMCNAVVESGAHLGIALDGDADRLIMADERGRIIDGDQIMGLIATSWAEAGLLKGGALVTTVMSNLGLEKYLAGIGVGMHRTKVGDRYVLEQMRAEGFNLGGEQSGHMIMSDHATTGDGLIAALQVLAVLISSGKPMSEVASIFTPLPQLLKNVRYKGEPPLGAEAVKAAIADGEARLAESGRVLIRKSGTEPLIRVMAEGEDKKLVEAVVNDIAREIERAAG
- the thiD gene encoding bifunctional hydroxymethylpyrimidine kinase/phosphomethylpyrimidine kinase yields the protein MRGRVLICAGSDSGGGAGIQADIKAVTCLGGFAMTAITALTAQNTEGVHDVHEIHEEFIAKQMEVVLKDLGADCIKTGMLHSIPVIETVRKALEDFAPHVPLVVDPVMVAKGGHPLLESQALEAMKRKMVARATILTPNIPEAALLTASEIKSRDDMLRAGETLLRLGPKHVLMKGGHMEGDELIDILISADSEPVEFRGERIDTAHTHGTGCTTASAVAAGLAQGLGVEEAVARARDYVRKAILTAPGFGHGHGPLNHAHTLKADV